CTGGTGCCAATCTATCTTCTCAGACTAGGCCTCCAGTTCTGCAGTCCCTGGTCTCGTATATGAGGGTTTTACATGGATTGGCTTTTGTTGGAATCTATATCTTAGTAGCATCTTCCAATTTTCAGAACCAGCCAGCCATACCCAGTCTTGACCTTAGAATgataatgacaaaattaacGAACTTGCAGAAATATCACATTCGGCAATTAATAAACTACTAGAAACGTGTCTCAGAACTTTCCTGTTGAAGAGCTGCTCTCCTGATTCACacaagatattataaatgtcaAGAAGTTGGACCATTGTAAAGAAAACAGCAgaaaatcatgcaaaattcCATTGCAGACCTTTCATGGTAACTTCATGGTGTTTTCTTGGTGCTGCAAGGAAGAATAGCCTATATACCATAGATAACTAAGACAAAGAACACACATTGCTGCTGACAGTGCGAGAGACACAAGATAAGTACCCAACCATTTGCATCTACTGGACTGTGATCATCATAAAAAAgcatcatataattgattttgcaACTGATAGATGAAATACATTCGTCAGAACACTTCAACTTCATTATTTTGCAGCAGCAACTAGCGAAGCtctagtttgtgtaaaagcaGCAACTAGTGATCCAAGCTGCAACTTATCATTGCATGCTAAACTCAACCTGTATCTGCATACCAAAAGAATAGCGAGCAACTTAACACAATTATTACAAAGCAGATACAAAGTACAAATGCCAATGAATTCCATATAGTAGAAAAGGTCCCTTGTGATAAGCATGAAGTCAATTCAGCGACTCAGTCTTGATATCAAGTTCTCTAGCAAAAATAACAACTATTGAACCAATTACAGTATCTTTACACCAGAATACCAATATGTTAGTCCAGATTTAAGTGTATACATAGGAAAAGGTACATACTCGATTTCGGCCATTTCATTAATAAGCTGAATGCGGACATCGGATGGCATCTTGATCTTAAAAACAAACCTGACATCAGGCAGCAAGAGATGAGTAAAAGGAATTTTTCGCCACATGAACAGACAAAAACATGAGTACGCACATGGTTACTTCTCTCACAATATCTACCAGAGCCAACCCTTTTCTGGTCTTGATTTCAGATATTCCTGTACATAGTTAATGGCAACAAAATGAATAGATGAACAGCAGAAAAGAAAGGTAGTATTAATATTCGGCATTGGTGATACTTTTGCAGCTAGTGGTGAAGGGCTCATTCAGGAGCCAGTAGGAAATCTGTTCTATGTCCTTAGGCAGAGGATTTCCAGTGCACAAGTACACAGCTTCCTCTGAGATCTGCTGAGAAGCCATATGCGTTGACTGCACACAACTAGCAAGGGTTATATAGTCTTTGAGCAATAAGTCAAGAAAAAGGGAACAAAATTATGGCTACATCAAGCACATTAAAGGCCAAGCAAAGTATTAAGCGAAAAACAAAGGCCCATTTATCATTTACACATGCAAGTTGCCAACAAAGTTCTCCTATGGCCAGGTATAGGCAGGGTCAGCGAAGATAACATGAAGCCCGTCATGGACCTTAAATTTCTCCGGAACGAAGTTATATTCCTTAGCAGACAAAGGAATAATATGAAGCTGCAAGCAAGATACTAACCTGTAAAATATTCAAGGCTTTTCTCATATCACCATTACTCAGCCGTACAAGAGCTTTCAGACCATTTTCAGGAACATCAAGCctgaaataatgaaatgtgACAAATTGATGTTTTCCTGAACTAGGAACTGAAACTAAATTATAACTATCAATAGTTCTAGTCGTCCGGTTAAAATCTAAAAGATGAAACCCATTCAATTAACTATGGCAAAAAACAAGCTCAAACTTACTCTTCAGCATTAATTACATGTTTAAGCCTCTCAGTCACATGGACAGCATCCAGAGGAGCAAAGCGGAACCGTGTACATCTTGATTGTAATGCTGGTATGATCTTGTTGACATTGTTGCAAATCAAAGCAAACCTAGTgctttttgtgtatttttcaATCACTGCAAAGCAAAAGAAATGCAGCAAAATTCAGTACTCTAAATCCAATAGAATAAAACAATGGACGCAGCCATaagaaaagtaaaagattTGTGCCTCTGCGAAGAGCAAATTGTGCATCCTTAGTCATGGCGTCTGCCTCATCCAATAAAACCAATTTCACAGCCGACTTTGCTCTGCAAACAGAAGCTAcagaatttgagaaaaaaaaatttcaataactGGAGAAACACAATAAGTGTGCTATTACATTTTCAATAACTGGAGAGACACAATAAGTGTGCTATTATTGCTCTGCAGGAAAGCAGATGTTCAAATACCCAACAAACTCATCGCAGAAAACAGATTGACAATCGAAATTAACTTCTGGATTTTCGTTATATTATTTCTCAACCTGCCAGTTGGTTGTCTATAGACTTCGTACTCataacaatttcaattttcttataaagCATATAAACCATGGTCAAAGTATGCATTCCAGTTATCTATCATGGCTCACAGATACTATATAAAGCAAGCAAACTATATATTCAAAACTTAGGCAGCATAACTGGCAACGCATAATCTGTTGCATCTGCATGCAAGTAATTACCCTTGCATAAAGTAATTCAATATCCATTCCCAAAAGTTTCTTTGATCCATTTCCTCTAACCAAATTTAAGGGGTAGCATATATTGACCCTTTTTGTAGAAAGTTCAGCCTGATGGTTTTTCACTCAGCTCATTGATGCGTCTAACCAGAGAGGTATAACGATTCATTCATGCAATTAGTCATATACATAAGAAAGAGATGTGCCAGAAGAGCATATGTGTGTCTCAGAAAATACCCAAAGGAGATGCTCTGAGTGCTTGCAAAGTCCTGAATCTGCTGCCTCACCACATCAATTCCACGATCATCAGATGCATTCAGCTCTAGAACCATGTTTGGCAACTGGGTGCCATAGAGCTTCCGAGCCAGTGCCAAAACAGTGGATGTCTTCCCTGTTCCAGGCGGTCCATACAGTAGCAAATGGGGTAATCTGTTCCCACTTGCCAATCTATCAACTGTGGCAGAAAACCCCctataagaattataaatgCATACAAGATACTGAGCGCTAGATTATACCTATGCATGTGGAATAACGCAGCAGCTGTAGAACAATGAGAATTAA
The window above is part of the Sesamum indicum cultivar Zhongzhi No. 13 linkage group LG2, S_indicum_v1.0, whole genome shotgun sequence genome. Proteins encoded here:
- the LOC105155253 gene encoding replication factor C subunit 3; this translates as MAEVVSLMDIDDDNDNDNSHSLKLNSKGKNVVVSAAPPDSKATPWVEKYRPHSLADVAAHRDIVETIDRLASGNRLPHLLLYGPPGTGKTSTVLALARKLYGTQLPNMVLELNASDDRGIDVVRQQIQDFASTQSISFGAKSAVKLVLLDEADAMTKDAQFALRRVIEKYTKSTRFALICNNVNKIIPALQSRCTRFRFAPLDAVHVTERLKHVINAEELDVPENGLKALVRLSNGDMRKALNILQSTHMASQQISEEAVYLCTGNPLPKDIEQISYWLLNEPFTTSCKRISEIKTRKGLALVDIVREVTMFVFKIKMPSDVRIQLINEMAEIEYRLSLACNDKLQLGSLVAAFTQTRASLVAAAK